The following proteins are encoded in a genomic region of Sulfurovum indicum:
- a CDS encoding rhodanese-like domain-containing protein, with the protein MHELLAKDNINSEDLEALLEAREKGEADFLLVDVREDMEYRMGHIKGVDMLKPTSVFQQWAEAFLKEHNDKPAIFTCRTGSRSGQIQQIFKANGFKRPINHAGGIVTFRGHIEH; encoded by the coding sequence ATGCATGAATTATTGGCAAAAGACAATATCAACTCAGAAGATCTTGAGGCACTTTTGGAAGCCAGAGAAAAAGGTGAAGCCGATTTTCTTCTGGTAGATGTACGTGAAGATATGGAGTATCGTATGGGACACATTAAAGGTGTAGATATGCTCAAACCTACTTCTGTGTTCCAGCAATGGGCAGAAGCTTTCCTGAAAGAGCATAATGACAAACCGGCAATCTTTACCTGCAGGACTGGAAGCAGAAGCGGACAGATTCAACAGATATTCAAAGCCAATGGATTTAAGAGACCGATCAACCATGCTGGAGGCATTGTTACTTTTCGCGGGCATATAGAGCATTAG
- a CDS encoding type IV pilus twitching motility protein PilT, translating into MSIFDIKKLLQSVVAHGASDLHLVSRAEPQIRLDGKLKPVNLPKLKGEDIEEMAYSLITEKQKQRFEEFNELDFALLLPGIGRFRANYYRTLGDTAAAFRIIPIDIPSLDDLGTPPVFKKLVKREKGLILVTGPTGSGKSTTLAALLNEINLYEQKHIITVEDPVEFIHDNKKAVFSHREVGEDTKTFATALKYAMREDPDVILIGEMRDKETIAAALTAAETGHLVFATLHTTSAPGTINRIIDVFSGEEQPQVRAMLSSSLIAVIAQSLLPKLGGGRIAAHEIMITNHAIANLIREDKVHQIYSQMQLGQEDTGMQTQTQALLKFLKEGKISRDVALQFANKPEELSKAVSY; encoded by the coding sequence ATGTCGATTTTTGATATAAAAAAACTGCTTCAGAGTGTTGTTGCTCACGGTGCATCTGATCTTCATCTTGTCAGCCGGGCTGAACCACAGATCAGACTTGACGGGAAACTCAAACCTGTCAATCTCCCGAAGCTGAAGGGTGAAGATATCGAAGAGATGGCATATTCCCTGATCACAGAAAAACAAAAGCAGCGATTTGAAGAGTTCAATGAACTCGACTTTGCTCTTCTGCTTCCAGGTATCGGACGATTCAGAGCAAACTACTACCGGACACTGGGTGACACAGCAGCTGCATTCAGGATCATCCCTATCGATATTCCGTCACTCGATGATCTTGGTACACCGCCGGTATTTAAAAAACTGGTTAAAAGAGAAAAAGGGCTTATCCTTGTTACCGGTCCTACCGGCTCAGGTAAATCAACAACACTTGCCGCACTGCTGAACGAGATCAACCTGTATGAACAGAAACACATTATTACGGTTGAGGATCCGGTAGAGTTCATCCATGATAATAAAAAAGCGGTCTTCTCACATAGAGAGGTAGGAGAAGATACCAAAACCTTTGCAACTGCACTGAAATATGCAATGCGTGAAGACCCTGATGTCATCCTTATCGGGGAGATGAGGGATAAGGAAACGATTGCAGCAGCACTAACCGCAGCAGAAACCGGACACCTTGTTTTCGCCACACTTCATACCACATCTGCACCAGGAACCATTAACCGTATTATCGATGTTTTCTCAGGTGAAGAGCAACCACAGGTAAGAGCTATGCTCTCCTCTTCCCTTATTGCTGTTATTGCCCAGTCTCTCCTTCCCAAACTTGGTGGGGGACGTATAGCGGCACATGAGATCATGATCACTAACCATGCGATCGCGAATCTTATCCGTGAAGACAAGGTTCACCAGATATACTCACAAATGCAGCTGGGACAGGAAGATACCGGAATGCAGACTCAAACTCAGGCACTGCTTAAATTCCTCAAAGAAGGCAAGATCAGCAGGGATGTTGCCCTGCAATTTGCGAATAAACCGGAGGAACTCTCAAAAGCGGTCTCATACTAA
- the gatC gene encoding Asp-tRNA(Asn)/Glu-tRNA(Gln) amidotransferase subunit GatC produces MQIDNTLLEKLEKLSHLRIADEKKEEVMGQLTEILGYIENLNELNTDALSPAFSTLEGGTPLREDIPREPDTVAQEILAHAPQAEDDFFIVPAIIE; encoded by the coding sequence ATGCAAATAGACAACACCCTTTTGGAAAAACTGGAAAAACTTTCACATCTCCGTATTGCAGATGAAAAAAAAGAAGAGGTTATGGGGCAACTCACAGAAATTCTTGGTTATATAGAAAACCTGAACGAGCTCAATACCGATGCACTCAGCCCTGCTTTCTCTACACTGGAGGGGGGGACTCCACTCAGAGAAGATATCCCCCGCGAGCCTGATACAGTTGCCCAAGAGATTCTTGCACATGCACCACAGGCAGAAGATGACTTCTTTATCGTTCCGGCAATTATTGAGTAG
- a CDS encoding CvpA family protein has protein sequence MENFTMVNFNYFDITIGAIILLLAVKGFMNGVIKEVFGLAGLVGGVYFASRLAGKAAAFIDTNFIHIENASLLKLIGFMTILILVWLSATVLGSVFSKLTSASGLGFIDRLLGFIAGGGKYFVIFALIITALSNVTLIKDNTQKYVKDSILYPILYKAGSAIIKIDPASLGLKTVSSEKTAVIPGITEEDNKTAKNLN, from the coding sequence ATGGAAAACTTTACCATGGTTAATTTTAACTATTTTGATATTACGATCGGTGCGATCATACTTCTCCTGGCTGTCAAAGGCTTCATGAATGGTGTGATCAAAGAGGTTTTTGGCCTTGCGGGATTGGTCGGCGGCGTTTATTTTGCTTCACGCCTCGCCGGCAAAGCTGCTGCCTTCATCGATACGAACTTTATCCATATCGAGAATGCCTCACTGCTCAAACTGATCGGCTTCATGACGATTCTCATTCTGGTCTGGCTGAGTGCCACCGTACTCGGATCGGTCTTTTCAAAGCTTACCTCAGCCAGTGGACTGGGCTTTATTGACCGTCTTCTGGGTTTCATCGCAGGCGGAGGAAAGTACTTTGTCATCTTTGCACTGATCATTACAGCACTTTCAAATGTGACTCTCATCAAAGATAATACACAGAAGTATGTTAAAGACTCCATACTTTACCCTATACTCTATAAAGCCGGCAGTGCTATCATTAAGATAGATCCTGCCTCTTTGGGACTGAAAACAGTCTCTTCCGAAAAAACCGCTGTTATCCCCGGTATAACAGAAGAAGACAATAAAACCGCTAAAAATCTAAACTAA
- the dapE gene encoding succinyl-diaminopimelate desuccinylase, with product MNVIDLFIKLLSFESITPDDAGSLAFIESYLDGYKAIWVNEGEVKNLFLYKKFGEGDHLCFAGHVDVVPPGNKWESDPFVPLVKDGKIYARGAQDMKSGVAAFVQTLKETKKFKGTLSLLLTSDEEGDAKFGTIIMLEALKERGMLPDYCIVAEPTCEEQFGDAIKIGRRGSINGYLTVHGKHGHAAYPEKAVNPVHQISGVLHRLAGIHLDEGDADFAPSQMVITDIRGGMEVTNVTPGELKIMFNVRNSTKTTQDDVRLHIDEVLKDLDYELKLTQGSYPFVTNHDSKVVKQIQESIRRITGVETKLSTAGGTSDARFMGAFGIDVVEFGVINDTIHAPNERTSIDEVKQLHQVFKDIVNHF from the coding sequence ATGAATGTGATCGATCTTTTCATAAAGCTGCTCAGTTTTGAGTCGATTACACCTGATGATGCCGGATCACTGGCATTTATCGAATCTTACCTGGACGGCTATAAAGCAATATGGGTTAATGAAGGTGAAGTCAAGAATCTTTTTTTATACAAGAAGTTCGGAGAAGGAGACCACCTCTGCTTCGCAGGGCATGTTGATGTAGTGCCTCCAGGAAACAAATGGGAGAGTGATCCTTTTGTCCCCCTGGTCAAAGATGGGAAGATCTATGCACGCGGTGCACAGGATATGAAAAGTGGTGTAGCTGCATTTGTACAGACACTCAAAGAGACGAAGAAGTTCAAGGGAACACTTTCACTGCTTTTGACTTCGGATGAAGAGGGAGATGCAAAATTCGGTACGATCATTATGCTTGAAGCGCTCAAAGAGAGAGGTATGTTGCCTGATTACTGTATTGTGGCAGAACCGACCTGTGAAGAGCAGTTTGGTGATGCTATCAAAATAGGACGCAGAGGGTCGATCAACGGCTACCTGACTGTTCATGGCAAGCACGGGCATGCGGCTTATCCGGAAAAAGCAGTCAATCCGGTCCATCAGATATCAGGTGTGCTTCACCGGCTTGCAGGCATACATCTGGATGAGGGAGATGCAGATTTTGCACCAAGCCAGATGGTTATTACCGATATACGGGGTGGCATGGAAGTTACCAATGTCACTCCAGGGGAGCTTAAGATCATGTTTAATGTACGCAACTCCACGAAAACTACACAAGATGATGTTAGGCTACATATTGATGAAGTCCTGAAAGACCTGGATTATGAACTTAAACTGACACAGGGATCGTACCCCTTTGTAACCAACCATGATTCCAAAGTGGTGAAGCAGATACAGGAGAGTATCAGAAGGATCACAGGTGTTGAGACAAAACTCTCGACAGCAGGCGGTACCAGTGATGCACGTTTTATGGGAGCATTTGGGATTGATGTTGTGGAGTTTGGAGTCATAAACGATACAATCCATGCGCCCAATGAACGTACCTCCATTGATGAGGTAAAACAGCTTCATCAGGTCTTTAAAGATATAGTAAACCATTTTTAG
- a CDS encoding YqiA/YcfP family alpha/beta fold hydrolase encodes MSKLLYIHGFSSCGVGQKSTVLSTCFGQEHVDAPNLPPSPNDAVSLLESMVEEGEYDLLVGSSLGGFYAAYIAEKYHMKAVLINPSVKPWETLKPYVGWQKRFCDGEVFEFKAVYLEQMREFESKPNAGTYLVLLQSEDEVLDYTKAKIHYRNERVVVEYGGNHRFENLEDYLSIIGNFKHAQ; translated from the coding sequence ATGTCAAAACTTCTCTACATTCATGGGTTTTCCAGTTGTGGTGTAGGGCAGAAATCAACGGTACTTTCCACCTGTTTCGGACAAGAACATGTTGATGCTCCGAATCTTCCTCCTTCTCCGAATGATGCCGTTTCTCTACTTGAGTCGATGGTCGAAGAAGGAGAGTATGATCTACTTGTCGGTTCTTCTCTCGGTGGCTTTTATGCAGCCTACATAGCGGAAAAGTACCATATGAAAGCTGTATTGATCAATCCTTCCGTCAAGCCTTGGGAAACACTAAAACCCTACGTTGGATGGCAGAAGCGTTTTTGTGACGGTGAAGTGTTTGAATTCAAAGCGGTTTATCTGGAACAGATGAGAGAGTTTGAATCAAAACCGAATGCAGGGACGTATCTGGTATTACTTCAGAGTGAAGATGAGGTGCTTGACTATACCAAAGCCAAAATACATTACCGGAATGAACGTGTGGTCGTTGAGTATGGTGGAAACCACCGTTTTGAGAATTTAGAGGATTATCTCAGTATAATAGGAAATTTTAAGCATGCACAATAA
- a CDS encoding ferredoxin-thioredoxin reductase catalytic domain-containing protein — MLQQLDMSSPEFLEEMEKTKKFTDKVCKQFGFEYHPMDDVNEGVIMGLARHKLLYGKRFCPCFMVEEDPNKPGKFKSVDDRICPCPQALEKEIPEEGKCHCGIFCTPEYVKENSK; from the coding sequence ATGTTACAACAGTTAGATATGAGTTCTCCGGAATTCCTCGAAGAGATGGAGAAGACAAAAAAATTTACGGATAAGGTATGTAAACAGTTTGGTTTTGAATACCATCCTATGGATGATGTCAATGAAGGTGTCATTATGGGGCTTGCGCGTCACAAACTGCTTTACGGCAAACGATTCTGTCCTTGTTTTATGGTAGAAGAAGACCCCAACAAACCGGGAAAGTTCAAGAGTGTCGATGATCGTATCTGTCCTTGTCCCCAAGCTTTGGAGAAAGAGATCCCGGAAGAAGGAAAATGTCACTGTGGTATCTTCTGTACACCGGAATATGTCAAGGAAAACAGTAAATAA
- a CDS encoding thioredoxin family protein — translation MKKIVIGFLMLLGMLIADDIVWQKDLDSALELAKKENRLLMVMVEGEHCRWCKKMRYRTLSNDAVVAKLKPFVNIRVMQEDKAVMKELPKIQGVPTIFFMYPDKEVIETAVGYFNVADFLSFFVSVDRKVRQKKQNKQLSSDK, via the coding sequence ATGAAGAAAATAGTGATAGGATTTTTAATGTTGCTGGGTATGTTGATTGCAGATGATATTGTCTGGCAGAAAGACCTTGACAGTGCATTGGAACTGGCAAAGAAAGAGAATCGTTTGCTTATGGTAATGGTAGAGGGAGAACACTGCAGGTGGTGTAAAAAGATGCGTTACCGTACATTGAGTAATGATGCAGTGGTCGCGAAACTCAAACCATTTGTCAATATAAGGGTGATGCAGGAAGATAAAGCAGTTATGAAAGAACTTCCTAAGATCCAGGGAGTACCCACGATATTTTTTATGTACCCGGATAAAGAGGTCATTGAAACGGCAGTGGGTTATTTTAATGTAGCGGATTTCCTGAGTTTTTTTGTCAGTGTCGATCGTAAGGTAAGGCAAAAAAAACAGAACAAGCAGCTTTCATCAGATAAATGA
- a CDS encoding Fur family transcriptional regulator: MITYPVLLEQFKTLLKGNTLKFTKQRELILKFLYENKGHFTPEEIYMLLKKSHPDINIGIATVYRTLTLLEDSGIASSISFGAQGKRYELGLTKHHDHLICTKCGEIIEFFDETIEERQEEIAKKFNFKMQDHTMKIIGLCKKCQETA, translated from the coding sequence ATGATCACCTATCCCGTACTTTTAGAACAGTTCAAAACACTGCTTAAGGGCAATACTCTCAAATTTACAAAACAAAGAGAGCTGATCTTGAAGTTCCTTTATGAGAACAAAGGGCATTTCACTCCCGAAGAGATCTATATGCTTCTTAAAAAATCACATCCTGATATCAATATCGGTATTGCCACAGTCTACAGAACCTTGACTCTTTTGGAAGACTCAGGTATTGCAAGCTCCATCTCTTTTGGTGCACAGGGGAAAAGGTATGAACTGGGGCTCACAAAACATCATGATCATCTCATCTGTACCAAATGTGGAGAGATCATCGAATTTTTCGACGAGACGATCGAAGAGCGACAGGAAGAGATTGCAAAAAAATTTAATTTTAAAATGCAGGACCATACAATGAAGATCATAGGACTTTGCAAAAAGTGCCAAGAAACAGCATGA
- a CDS encoding arsenate reductase family protein, with protein MLKIFGIKNCDSVRKAVKFLKLHEVPFEFIDFKVTPVGEKKIRSWVEKADIKTLFNTRGTTYRTLKLKELDLDDEAKIEWLAKENMLIKRPVIDFDGKVIIGYNESEYLKTLLHR; from the coding sequence ATGTTAAAGATTTTCGGTATCAAAAACTGTGACAGTGTACGAAAAGCTGTCAAATTCTTAAAACTGCATGAAGTCCCTTTTGAATTCATTGATTTCAAAGTGACACCTGTCGGAGAGAAGAAGATACGCTCCTGGGTAGAAAAAGCAGATATCAAAACCCTTTTCAACACACGCGGCACTACCTATCGTACACTAAAACTAAAAGAGCTTGACCTTGACGATGAAGCAAAAATAGAGTGGCTGGCAAAAGAGAATATGCTTATCAAGCGACCGGTGATCGACTTTGATGGAAAAGTTATTATTGGCTATAATGAATCTGAATATTTAAAAACCCTACTTCACCGATAA